From the Deltaproteobacteria bacterium genome, the window CATTATCAAATCAAAAGGGGCCCAGTTCTCCCACGCTCTTCTGAAAGCCTCCACAGCGGCCTCACCTGTCTCCACCGATTCACATTTACCCACGCTCTCCATAATCGTGCTGAGCTTCTTTCGTACAACATAATCATCATCGACAACAAGGATCTTCATTCATTCCTCCTTATTCAGAGGCAAATAGATGATTCAGGATGAAACTAAAGATACGATATGATGAGATCAATGGCTTCATCTCCACGCAGCGGTTCGACGATTACTTCGTTGAACCCCCTCACCATCCAATTCCGGCATATACTGATCAAGGACGACGAGGTAAAAAGGATATACCTTCTAACTTGCATAGGCAGTCTGATCGGTCTTAACAAATCCAGCCTGCTAACCAGGATCGTTCGTCAGGATCATGGCTGAGAACAGCTTGCCACATATGTTCTCAGGCGATCAAACTCAGTTAGTACCTTGTCCAATGCAGATGGGATTGTCTTCAAGTCATTTGACTTGCATAGGCTTTCGATTTGCTCAGCTATACTGGCAAGCGGCTTGGCCTCCAGGGTGGCGGCTCCACCTTTAATAGCATGGGCGTTGCGCCGCAGGACCTCAATGTCTTGCTCGCTCAGGGCCTCCCGCATGTCTTGAATCTGCGTTTCTACCTTTTCGATGAACTGAGCCACAACTTCGTTAAGAATGTCCATATCTCCAAATTCTTCCGAAGCCACGTCATAGTCAATAGGCATAACGTCCTTGGGAGAGGTATTGTCATTTTCATCCGGAAAGGAATTACCAGATCTATCTGGCGTCTGACATGTCAGAGCAATCCATCGATCCACAACAGCAAGGAGTGAATTCCGTCTGATTGGCTTTGTCAGCACGTCATCCATATTCGCTTTTTTACAAGCGTTTCGTGTCGCTAAGTCGGCGTTGGCTGTTAGAGCCAGTATTGGTACGTTTGCACACAACGCACTGCGGGATCGGATGTGGCGGGTTGCCTCATATCCATCCATATTCGGCATTTGAATGTCCATCAGGATAAGATTATATTTGTGGGCTTCACAGGCACTCACAGCTTTTTCTCCGTCCTCCACAATCGTGACGGTATAGCCGGCCTTTTCAAGGTGCTGACGTGCGACGCGTTGGTTGACGGGGTAATCTTCGGCCACAAGGATGTGTCCGGAGCGATGCCGATTCTGCTCCAGAGGCAGACTGCCTCTGTGGGCCGCCTGGGTTTCATTTTCCGGTTCAGGCGTACATTCGCTCATTTCCAGGGGCACGGCGAACCAAAAGGTGCTGCCCTTGCCCGGTTGGCTTTCGAGGCCCATTTGTCCGCCCATGAGGGTCACAAGTTGCTTTGCAATGGTGATTCCCAAGCCCGTACCGCCGTATTTCCGAGTGGTGCTTTCATCGGCCTGCACAAAGCTATCGAAAACAGAGGGTTGCTTGTCCAGGGGAATGCCGATCCCCGTATCAATGACTGAGAATCGGATGGTGGACACATTACCTTCGGTCTCAACCGGTTCGACCTTCACGGTGACAGAACCTTCGTGAGTGAATTTAATAGCATTGCAAGCCAGGTTCGACAGGATCTGGCGCAGCCGGAGAGAATCGCCCATGACATATCGGTATACATTATCCTCCATCAAGGTTCTGAATTGTAAGCCTTTTTTCCCCGCCTGCACATGGACGCTGCTCACTACAGTCTCCAAAAGATGCTTCAAGTCAATCGGGCGACATTCAAGTTTGAGCTTTCCGGCTTCTATCTTGGCATGGTCTAGGATCTCGTTGATAAGACCCAACAAATGCTGAGATTCCTCCAAGATGATGCGGCCATGCTCATGACATCTCTCAAGCGAATCAGATCTGATAACAATCTCAGAGAAACCGATAATACCGTTTAGGGGCGTGCGTATCTCGTGGCTCATTTTGGCAAGAAACTGACTCTTAGCCTGATTGGCAGCTTCGGCTTCATCTTTTGCCTCTTTCAATGCTCTCTCAGCTTCCCTGCGTTCAGCGATTTCGCGTTTAAGATCTTTGTTAGCCTTCGTCAATTCCTCCGTACGGTCGGCCACCAAATCCTCCAAATGGTCCCGATGCTTTTCAATCTCCTTCTCCGCTCGTTTGCGTTCGCTTATGTCCAGGAAGGTTTCAATCAGGTGCTTGCGTCCATCTAGGACAATTGAGGACACTGTCTTCAGAATCGGCAGTGTTTTTCCGTTTACCTGGAGTAATACCTGCTCCGACTTGTCAATTTCCTGTCCCAAGTCAGTAATGGGGCACTTTTGTTTTTCGGCCGGACAGACAAACCCATGGCATACTCGACCGATAATTTCTTCTTTTGGGAGACCAATCATCTCGCTTGCGGCTGGATTCACATCGACCATCACGTGATCTTTTGCGTCTACAATCATGACTCCGGTCTGTATGGAACCCAGTATGGTTCGCAATCGCTGCTCGCTTTCCAGCAATGCGTCCTCCACCTTCTGGCGCTCTTCGATCTCTTGCTGCAGGAGAATATTGTTTTCAAAAATTGAATAGGCATCACCGGCCGAATCGACACTCTTTTCTACTCGCGTCATGAGAACCTGGTTGATCTTGTCCTTTTTGGCAAGCTCAACTTCCAGCGCTTTCACCTCATTCCTTAGCGCCTTAATTTCGTCATTATGAACGGCCTTTTTTATCATGGTGTTCCCCCAATGGCGACTCCTGTGAGGGTCTGGTTAACATGAATGGCGTTAAACTGCTCTCCGTATGTGCTAAAGCCCAAGATTTTCTCCTTCTTCAACGCATCTCGGACGTCACTTAACAAATCCTTTTCCTGGACTTCCAGTCGCCTGAGGATACAGTCACATCCAATCACAAGCTCTGGATTCGGTATTACATCCCTTATTGCCGACAATTGCTTCTGAAGGTTTTCTATAAGGTCAATGCCTTTAGCAAGCGTGAGAACAAGGCCGTTGTCAATGGCGCAGTAAAACGAGAGGCTTTCATCGTCGTTAACTTTTTGAATGGAACGCACATAGTGGTTGCCCCCAATTTGCAGTATCAGCGGATAGCTGGAAAACACCGTCGGATTCAAATCGTCGGTCTTCAATCCCAGGATGTTAGCATACGCCAGGGCGGCCGGTTCACCGTCAATCTCAATAACTCGTCGGTTCTGAGGATCGGCTTCAGTGATAACAAGCTTTGTTTCCGTTGGTACAAAATGTTGGGTTTTGAATGTGATAAAAGGCAATGTGGTCTCAAAAAGTGTAAAAACAGCGGCATCGGAGTGAAAACGGCCATTGTGATATACATGCGTTTTTTGGAAATTCAAATCATCTCCTGCCGAACCCCCAACAATAGGAACGCCTCGAAACCATCTGTGCAGATGCGTTATAGTTATCTCCTCAAGCATAGACATACCATCCACCAGTAAGAGACCAAACATATGTTTACTGTTGAATGCCGATGAGAAAACAAGTTCTTCCTGCGCAGATGAGGCTAATGCCTCGAAGTCCTCACCAGACAACCTGCCAAGAGGACTTAGCAAATGGGAATGCATTCTTAGCGCTCCTGTGTCAGTGTCACCTCCCAGGGAGGCCCCTACCAGGGTACCCTCGTGATAGCCCGCCGAAGTGACTTCGCCCGCTGTGGTGCAACCTATGATAGGGCAGGGAAACGTCTCCTTTAGGTATTCACCGAGATGGTCCAGATCGAATTTTGATGAACAGAAAAAGACCACTCCATCCATATGTTGTTGACAGATCTGTTCGCAAAGCTCCTTTACTGCCTGTCTTGCGGCGGTGGCGAATGACGAGCCAATTTTGGATCTCAGGACCGGTTGCGTCGACATATTGGCACTCCTTCCTCTAAGTTAAACAAAATTTGACAAAACGATTCGCACCAAATTTTAGCATATAACATGCCAACATGGGCAGTTGTCAAATAAATGAGTTATTTCTGCAGGTTAAAATAAGGCGAGGGGTGTCAAAAGTTCAGCGCATTTCCGAAAATGTTTAAACATGCTCGTGATATGTCAAAGTACTGACGGTCAGCCTAGGCAAGCTTGCTTCCCCAAAAGGACCCTCCGCTACGATTTCTGAAGAAGGTTTGGCGATCTCAAACGGCACAGCAAACTAACGACGGGAGGCTTCTAGTTTATTGTTCTTGCCAAACAATTCAAGTTTTACAGGTTGATTTTATTGTAAATTTACAAAAAACCACTCTATTTGAAAACCAGAACAAAAATCAAGGTGCAACATATAAATGTGTACGTCTCATGTACCCTATCCTTTTGTTATAACTGGATTTTATTAGCTCTTTTGGGGACGTAGCTCTTTTGGGCCCTTTACATTTGTACATTTTGAATCCGAAAGTGAAAATGTAAAGGGCATCCCTAAAAACTCGCCATCGAAATCTTTGTCATCAAAGAAACCGGCTTGTGCAGAAATTACGACAAAGGGGACCAATAAAAAAGCCACTACAACAGCAAACAGGCCTTTCATGTCAAAGCCTCCTTGTCTAAAATCTCGGTTTTGAGTGTAACAATGGCAGCGAACAACCAGATAACAGCAAGAAAGCAGAAATCTCACGAAAAGTCAATGGGTTGGCTCTTAATGCCCTGAAAAACATGTAAGTCGGGTGTAGGGAACGCAGCGTGACAATGACTGGCAGGAATCAGGGATCAGCCCCAAAAACCACCAGGCGTCTGGAAATCTGCCAATCGGCGGTAAGTAGATCGTCATTGCGAGGAGAAAAAATAGCAGAACAAAACCGTTTCATGCTTATAGGAAGCTGAATAGATAAAATCATAGACGTGCCGTAGGCTTAGCATATGAATGCCACTTCATAAACTGTAAAACTAAAGGGCGTCCCTCAAATCCAGTTTGCGATGGTTTCGGACTACTATACCTGTGGTACGATGTCCCTGGGGAACAAGGAAAGCGTCACGAAGAGGAAGTTGCAGAGTTTGCCAAGGCGACAAGCGAAGACGGAATCAAGTTCCATTCGCTCACCTATCAGGAGCTGATTACCACATTGGCAAAGCAATTTCGGTCAGAACATCATGAGTATATTCGGTATCTCACTGAGAGATACCTTTAGGAAACGTGGCTGACAGCAATGGAGAATTCTGAACCACGCCTTGCACTTGACGGCTATTCCGCTGGGGCTCTATAGCCAGGAGTGATACTGCCGCTCGACTATAAATGCCTGCCATCGAGCCAACCTCTTGAAAGTCTTCGTTTTATGTGATATCCGAATCATATCTCTGCCGGAATCTTCAAATCTCCGATCATTTATTATGGCAAGATTGATGATCTAGCCTTCCCAAGTTGACCCTCAAGATGTTGTGTGGTTCCCTCTCGTCAGCTGTTTTCGGCACAGAGCTGCCCCCATACACTCCTTCTTTCTGGCGGAACACATTCCTAATCTAGTGGCTGTGACCGGTACTTGGGGCTGCATGGAATCCCTTTTCTGCATAACGTACATCTACCCATGAAATACATGTTTTTTTCTCACAAAATACAGTCTTCACCTTATTGTCAGGACGGATTGCCCAAAGCTAATGTAAACCTTGCTTTTAATGGCTGGGATTGTTTCGCAGTAATCTGAACAAAAAGGAGGACAAAAAATGAGACAGCAATCTGGGAAGGTCAGGTGGGTGGTTATAGGAGCGCTTTGTGCGTTTGTGAGCACAATAGGGGCGGTCTACGCCGCGGAGATGGTACAGAGCAGCTATAGCCCCGTGGTCATCAAAGAACCCTTTGCCAAGACCATGGCTCGCATGAAGGCTGCCAAACCGGAAGTCATGGAACGTCAGATGGATTTGCTTAATAAACGATACGACTTGAGCAACAGACCCGCCAAGGGCGTGACGATGTCTGGAGGAAAGGCAGTCCAGGAAGGGGTTCGGGCCAAACTGCCTAAGGGTATGACCTGGGAAAAGCTGGGGAACATGGCTCCCGAAGAGATTCGAAAAGAGGACCTATGGCCCATAGGGTTCCTACCTCTGCCCCATCCAAACCATATGGAAGGAGGCATGGTCTTTCCCAAGTTCCATATTGACGAGATCAAGAAACAAGAAGGGCGTGACCTCACACGATTTGATCTGGATTACGACTTGCCGGATCATTTTCTGCCGGAGTTTCCTCCGCCCATCTACCTGACTACCCGTCCTGACCTCGGAGACGTATCTCAGGGTAAAGTCGTCACCATTATGAATTATTATGAATTGTTCAATGGAATCCTCAATCCCAAGCAGCTGGAGGGTTTGAGGTTGCTCGTGACCCCTTTTCCACAACAGCAGTTCAATCAGACCGAAGACCGCCGTTCTGAACTCCCCAGCAGAGGCGTCACATGCTTCGACTGCCACTTAAACGGGCATACGAATGCTGCGACCCATCTGGTTGGCGACATCCGCCCTCAAGAATTCAGGCACGGTCTAGATACGCCGCCCCTAAGAGGAGTGAACATCCAGCGCTTGTTTGGTTCCCAACGGGCCTTGAAGTCTGTGGAAGACTTCACGGAATTTGAGCAACGGGCGGCTTACTTTGATGGTGATCCGGTGATCGCGACAAAGAAAGGGGTGAACGTATTGGAACGAGCGAGCCAGGTCCATTTCATGGCTGAGTTTCAAGCGCTGCTGGATTTCCCTCCAGCACCGAAGCTGAACATATATGGAAAGCTTGACGAAAAGAAAGCTACCGAGTCTGAAATGAGAGGCCAGGAGCTATTTTTTGGCAAAACTAAGTGTTCAGCATGTCATCCTGCTCCCTATTATACCGATAATCTCATGCACAACCTGAAAACGGAACGCTTTTTCAAGCCACGCATGGTGAACGGGCGGATGGCTGCGGTTGATGGGCCTATTAAGACTTTCCCCATCCGAGGGATCAAGGATTCTCCTCCCTACCTCCACGACCGTCGGTTGTTGACTTTGGAGGACACCGTGGAGTTCTTCAACCTAGTGCAGGAACTCAAGCTGACAGACCAAGAAAAGCGGGACCTAGTAAATTTCATGAGAGCCCTCTAGTTGTTTTCCGTTGGTCTCTTAAACAAAAGGCGGGGCCTTTGAAGGGCTCTGCCTTAAGGAACATCATCAATGGTTGACAAGGCCAAAGCCTGTATTAACATGTCCATGAAACAAAGGCCTTACATTATAGGTTAAGGCCTCTATCCTCAGTTGGTTTTTATTGAGAAACAGCTGACGAACAGTACCTTCAAAACATTTAACTTAAGGAGGCAAGGATGAAAAAGGTAGGAATGATGGTCTTGATTCTGTTGGGTGCGGTGACGCTTCTGGGACACAACTATGCTTTGGCGAAAGAACCCCATGGTGATATGCGGGGAAAAGCACGTTTTGATAAAATGGATACAAACAAAGACGGCAAGATCAGCCAAGACGAACACATGACAAAGTGCGAAAAAGGTTTCAAGGCCATGGACACCAACAACGATGGATTTCTAACCAGAGATGAATGCGGGAAAGGTTGGGACAAACACAAGGAGAAAATGAAAGAAAAAAAGCAGAAGGGGCATTCTTACAGGAATACCAGTGTTCCACCCTCTGAGACCACGCCCGCTGAAGAGTAACAATTCAGTTCTACTTGGGGCATCTTTTCAAGAAGCGAGGGCAGGTCTTTATGGCCTGGCACAATTTCAGGGACGCCCTTTAGTTTTACAGTTTCGGGCGCACTGGGGGACGTATATGTTTTTATGCTATTCAGCTTTCTGCCGGGAGATCTTCCAACCTTTTATTGCCCTAATGATGACATGATGGAACGTCACAGGCGTTTCTTGGCAAAGGCAGGACCGGAGGGGGACAAGTTGACGGGCTAACGGCGTTTCTTGCTCAGCTCTGTGAGCCCCAATTTGTTCCCGGAAATCAGGGCTTCCTTCTTGGCGTGAGTCCATTTCTTGATTTGGCGTTCACGGGCGCATGCCGTTTCTGCACTGGGGTGTTCCTCAAAATAGACGAGGCTGACAGGTCTGCGTAGTGCTGTATAGATGGCGGCTCTTCCCTTGTTGTGTGCATGAAGGCGTTCTTGGAGATTTTGCGTGCTTCCAACGTAGTATGAACGGTCGGCACACGACAAGATGTAAGTATAAAACCTTGGCATTTAATTGGGGCAGGCCCTTCGACGCGCTCACTCCGTTCGCTTGCTCAGGACACCATTCGACTCGCACCGTAACAGCCATGCCATTCCTTAAAATGGCCTGCCATGAGCGAGCCTTATGCGAAGCAAAAGGTGAGTCGAATGGTGGAGGCGGCGGGAGTTGAACCCGCGTCCGACAATATTCCACACAGGCATCTACATACATAGCCTGAATTTTGAGTTTCGTCTCTCAAGGCTCCTTCAGGCAGGATTCTTGATTGACTATCTTGTTAAGAGTTTCGCCTGGTGCGTAACAAGCAACCGCAAAAGGCTATCCTGCTAGTCGACGCCCTGACCCGGATTCGCAGGAAAACCCGGCAGGACGCTAGCCGGTATTAAGCGGCTAGAGCGTAATTATAATCGTCTGCGATTATTTTAGTTTCCGCCGTTTTTGCGAGCTGGCAGAAGCTCGGTATGCAACCCATGTTTCTATATCCCCGTCGAAGCCGTTTCGCCCCCTTCATAAAATCGCTTGGGAAAAAACTACTGACACAATAAAGGCCGGCAAACGATTATGGTATTATTATAAACGCTCCAGCTGTCTTGTCAACCCTTTCCAGCCTCACGCTTTTCACGTTGCAATTCCCGTGCTTCCTCTCGCTTTCGAATTGCCTGCCGCTTGTCGTATTTCCTCTTCCCTTTAGCCAAGGCCAAGACAACTTTTGCCTTGCCCCTCTTGAAATACACCTGCAGAGGAATAAGCGCTTGGCCTTTCTCCTCCACCTTGCCGGTAAGGCGTTTGATCTCCCCCTTGTGTAACAAGAGCTTTCGAGTGCGCAAGGGATCGTGATTCCCGTGGGCCGCATAGGGGTATGCGCTTATGTGCATATTGTGAAGAAACACCTCGGCGCCCTGAATTCTGGCATAGCTATCCTTGAGGTTTGCGTTCCCGAGTCTCAATGATTTGACCTCAGTGCCAAGCAAAACCATGCCTGCCTCGTATTTGTCTAGAATGAGATAATCGTGCCGGGCCTTGCGGTTCTGGCAGACAATCTTGTTGATAACCACCTCCGTGAGTGGTCAGTGATCGACAGTATCATTATAGGAAAAGGTGGCCGTCTCAATAGACGGTCCAAAGGTTTCCTGAATAAGCTTCAGGACATCTGCGGAAGTCGCCTGCTCCAGCATCCTTTGCACGAGGTGCTTTGACTCCTCAAAGGAAAGCCTACGGACGACATTCTTGATTGCAGGGATGGAGATGGGGTTCATGCTGACAGCATCCAGTCCCAGGCCGAGGAGCACAGGGACATTGATAGGATCTCCCGCCATCTCACCGCATAACGTGACCTGAATCCCCGTCGCCTTGGCAACTTCCACGACTCGATGTATCATCCTCAGCACAGCAGGGTGGAGTGGCTGATAAAGGCCGGCAACATGCTTGTTGACCCGATCGATGGCTAGAGAATACTGGATGAGATCATTGGTGCCGATGCTAAAAAAGTCGACCTCTCTGGCAAGCATATCGGCCATTACAACGGCTGAAGGGACTTCGATCATGGCGCCAATCTGAATGTCATCTCTAAAAGGAATCCCCTCCCTGTCCAGAGACTCTGCCGCCTCATTCAGCATCTGCTTTGCCTGAACAATCTCCTCAACCTGGGATATCATAGGGAACATAATCCGGATATTGCCGAAATATGCGGCCCTGAGTATGGCACGGAGCTGGGTCTTGAAAATTTCAGGCGACTGGAGGCAAAACCGAATGGCTCGAAGACCCAAGGCCGGGTTCATTTCTTCTCCCGCCCACGAAATGCTGTCGGCAAACTTGTCTCCGCCTATGTCCAGGGTCCGGATAGTAACTTGTCTGGTCCCCATAATCTCGGCCAGGTCCCTGTAATTGTCAAAAAGGTCCTGCTCTGAGGGAAGGCTTGGCCTATTCAGGTAAAGAAACTCGGTCCGGTACAGGCCGATATCGTCTCCCCCGTGGTCGATGGCTGACACAACTTCTTCTATCAGCGTGATGTTAGCGCTGACCGTCAAATGATGCCCGTCTGTTGTCTCTGCCGGCAGGTAACTGCTGCGGGTGACTCTGGCCAGGAAATCCTCAAACAGGTCTTTGCGTTCATGATAACGGGTAAGCGTTTCTTCGCTTGGATCAATAATGACGACGCCTGCGCTTCCATCCACAATGATGAGGTCACGTGTCTTAATGAGTTGGGTTGCGTTTCCCAGGCCGAGTACTGCGGGGATCTCAAGGGATCGGGCAACAATGCCGGTGTGCGATGTTTGGCCGCCAAGGTCTGTCATGAAGGCCTTGACCTTTTCCAACTGTATTTGGGTTGTCTCAGCCGGAGAAAGGTCGTGGGCCACGATAATGACCCTTTTGTCTATGTCAGAAATCTTAGAAGGCCCTGTCCCAAGGAGGTTTTCCAGGATAAGCTTGTAGACATGGGCGATATCTGAAACCCTGTCTCGAAAATAGGGATCTCCCATCTGGTTGAAAACCGACTTGACCTTTCCCACAGCGATCTTCAAGGCCCATTCGGCATTAACACTTGTCTGTTTGATCTGTTCAATCGTCCCGTCATAGATCATCCTGTCTTTAAGAAGCATCATATGGCTGTCAAGGATATAGTTGTGATCCCGATACTCATCCGGGACTTCCCCAATGATTCTATGAAGGTATTCCTGGGCTTTTGTTACGGCGTCTTTGAAACGATTTATTTCAGATTGGATTTCTTCGGGCTCGACGAAACGCTTTTCTATGACGTCAGTATTTTCCTGCTCGAAAAGAAAGGCCTTGCCAATGGCAATCCCGGGCGATGCGCCAATACCCTGGACTACCAGATTTTTTGATGTAGAATCAGCCACTGCTATAGCTCTCCAAAACCGGCTTCAATCAATCGGGCAATCCGGTTCAATATCTCACGATCATCCGGGTCGGTTATTCTCACGGTCACCTCAGTACCACATGGGCAATACAGACCTATGATATCAAGTATGCTGGTGGCATCCGCTTCCTGGCCATCCTTTATGACAAACACGCCGGCGTGAGCCTGCTCGGCCAAACGGGCAACCTTGGCGGCAGCACGGGCATGTAAACCCAACTCGTTGGGAATGGTCAGATCTTGACTCAGTTTCAAGTTATAAAATCGCTCCGCGATTTTATGTAACGCCCGCCTTTGGCGGGCTCAAAAAAAATCCATCTGGAATCAAGTATGACAATTGCATAATAAATCTGAAGTTTAATACACGTAGTCAAAATGTCAAAGGCAAAAAATTAAAGGTCCGTAATTACTTTTAATTTTAGGCACTTTAGCTCACTTTAAGCACTTTTCCTCTCTCCCCCATGTCCTTCGAGGTAAAGCCTGGCCTGATGCATGAAGGCCTCAATCCGGGTAATCATATTGGTCCCCCTCTGTCCGTCATAAACGGCGTGCAAAACCGGGATGTTCTGGTAGGCTCTCAGGGCGTTCTTAAAGATCGGCACTGTGATATTGCCAAGCATACAGTTAAGCACAAAAAGGTTGCAGATACCGGAGATCCCTGAAGCAGCAAAGCGTCTGACGCGTGTCGTTAGTGTAGCTAGCACCGGATCGATATCATAGTAGATGAAGGGTCTGGTTTCACGAAGAATGGTTTTGGCGTCAAGAGTTCCAAAGGGACGCAGTTCGCTGGGCAGGCATGCTTGTGCCTGTCTGACCCAGGACATAACCCACTGGTTGCGTAAAAAATAGTAGAAAGCTGAACCCACCTTTCCTTCTCTCAAGCGACCTCTGTGGTAATAATGCTCGGAAAAGAGGGTGTAAAAGTTTGAGACTGCAAGACCATGGATCATCACTTCAGCGCCCAGTTTCTCAAGGGTCTGTACAAGGTCCTGGTTGGCCCAGCTATTTAAGACCGTGTAGAATTCCCCGACAATGCCAATGGTTGGACGCTTCTCGGATCGGTCAACCGGCACGGTCCCAAGGGCCTTCACTGCTCGTTTCAAGGCCGAAAGGACCTCCCAACTCCATACGGAAGGCCTGCCGTTTGGGTGGGCTACGGCCTCGGCAATAGCCTGAATGCCGTCGGCATAAAAACGATCGGTCTCTCCCGGATTTTTCTCATAAGGCCGCACGTGAAGTCGAACCCTTTCAAGCACTTCAGCAGCTAACCAGCCTTGCCACAAAAGTTTGGTAAATCTCAGGCCGAAAAGTCCTGAAAACTCGTCAAAGCGCGTAGAAGTAAGGGGGGCAATGACGGGAATTTGAGGCAACCCCATGCGTCTGAAAAGATCGGCATGTCCGATCCCGTATTGAGAAAACCTGCAGGCCCCATCGTAGTTTTGCATCAAGACGGCGGCACGTTCAGGATCGAAGTCCGGCCTGCGGGTCAGCTTCACAAACTCCCCGCAAGTGACAATGAAGGGATGACACTCCCTGCCGGAGGTAACCTGTCTTCCCAGGTGCTCGCTCTCATCGTCGGGTTCAGGAAGTACTTGCGCATCAAGGCCGATGGCCTGAAAGGCAGCCTTAACCACTGCACAAAAAGCAGTTGATACATAGGGAAAATAGAGGGTCCGATTCTCCAGACGCTTTAAGATATATCTCTCAGGATTCCAAGCGTCGATGCTCCGTTGCCTGGCCTTAATCACCAGGTTGAGGCGGCCGGACACGGGCTCCCTTGTCCCTTGCGCACTATCCAGGGTGTCCAGAAATGCTTCGATGCGGGTCACCATGCCTGCATCGCCCGTGTGGTCGTCCACCTCTAGTACAAGGCAGGGTTTATTAGGAATTTCCGCCTCCATATATTTCATGAGGAAGGAATCCGGCCCGCACGCGAAGTTAGTCAGCAGCACCGGGAAGAAACGATTGTCGTTTCGCATCCAAATGAGTGCCCTCAAAAGATCGCGGGTGTTTTTCCAGACCACATTCTCGTACTGATCGGCAAGGGCGATTTCTTCAATGGGTAGCATATCAAAGGGAATTACAAGGTGTCCTGCCTGCCTCAATTTCCTGGAAAGATGAAGATTAAGGCCTGGATCGAAGATATTGTGGGTCTTGCCCAACAACACAAGGCACCGGTCCGTTGGTCCCATGGAGGCCAGAATCTCCTTGCCACGGTTCTTGCGCCATTTTTCAAAGTCCCTCTGTGATTGCCAGGCCTCCCCTATGGCCTTTCCGGTTTTCTCAGCACTATGGCCCAAAGACTTACCCAGATCCAATAGCACACGATCAACCTCCCGCCTTGAACGACTCCACCGCATGATTGGCGCCAGCAGTTTAACGCTTGAGCCCATGGCTGCTTTCACCATATAGGGCAAGGACTGAACATACGGGCAATTATAGCTC encodes:
- the ptsP gene encoding phosphoenolpyruvate--protein phosphotransferase, with amino-acid sequence MADSTSKNLVVQGIGASPGIAIGKAFLFEQENTDVIEKRFVEPEEIQSEINRFKDAVTKAQEYLHRIIGEVPDEYRDHNYILDSHMMLLKDRMIYDGTIEQIKQTSVNAEWALKIAVGKVKSVFNQMGDPYFRDRVSDIAHVYKLILENLLGTGPSKISDIDKRVIIVAHDLSPAETTQIQLEKVKAFMTDLGGQTSHTGIVARSLEIPAVLGLGNATQLIKTRDLIIVDGSAGVVIIDPSEETLTRYHERKDLFEDFLARVTRSSYLPAETTDGHHLTVSANITLIEEVVSAIDHGGDDIGLYRTEFLYLNRPSLPSEQDLFDNYRDLAEIMGTRQVTIRTLDIGGDKFADSISWAGEEMNPALGLRAIRFCLQSPEIFKTQLRAILRAAYFGNIRIMFPMISQVEEIVQAKQMLNEAAESLDREGIPFRDDIQIGAMIEVPSAVVMADMLAREVDFFSIGTNDLIQYSLAIDRVNKHVAGLYQPLHPAVLRMIHRVVEVAKATGIQVTLCGEMAGDPINVPVLLGLGLDAVSMNPISIPAIKNVVRRLSFEESKHLVQRMLEQATSADVLKLIQETFGPSIETATFSYNDTVDH
- a CDS encoding HPr family phosphocarrier protein gives rise to the protein MKLSQDLTIPNELGLHARAAAKVARLAEQAHAGVFVIKDGQEADATSILDIIGLYCPCGTEVTVRITDPDDREILNRIARLIEAGFGEL